ATGGGTTTCGTCGTGCTGAGCGGGGTGCTCGCCCTCGCGACGATCGCTGGAATGGTCGTTTTCACTTGGTTGACGATGTCGGGAATGGAGCGCCTTCGCCTTGCATTCTTGGAGCGCTACGAAAGCGGCATCCTTGGCGCTCTGATCCTCTTCCTCGGAGTCGGCATCATCTTCCTCGGTTTCTAGTGAACTGGTGCAGCTTTGCGCGGGGGAGTATGGCAAAAGCGCGGCTCCGCACGAGAGCGCATAGCGCCGGTGTTGCGGGTAGCGACAGGCAAGAAACTTCGCCTCGCCCTTGAATCTCTAGTGGCTAGAGATCCTATCTATATCTGAAACGGGCTCGCGAACATTCTAGTTTGCGAAGCATCAACAACAGGAGACGAAGATGGTGGACGTCGCAAACACGAGTTCCGAAGGCAAAGGTCATGGCCTCCTTTGCCCTGCCTGCAGGGTCGATCTGGTCATGAGCGAGCGACGGGGCATCGAGATCGACTACTGTCCCAAGTGTAGGGGCGTCTGGCTGGATCGCGGCGAGCTCGACAAGATCATCGAGCGCAGCGCTAGCGAAGAGGTGCGGGGTGCGCAGGCGCAACCCTCTACGCCGCCGCCAGCGTCGCAGGGGCAGCCCTATCCGTCCCAGGGCTACTACGAGAGCGGTCATGGTTCAGGGCACGGCGGACATGGAAGTGGCCACGGTCGCGGGCGCAGGCGGTCGTTCCTTGGAGACCTCTTCGATTGACGAAATTTGCAGCGCCAAGTGCCGCCGCGTTGTGATCGCCGGATAACAAGAGATTGATCATGGGCGCAGGACATTCACACGCGGCGGCAACTCCGTCCGGGTCGGCGGCGGGGCGTCACAAGAGCAGGCTTGTGGGGGCATTGGCTCTTACCACAAGTTTCATGGCGATCGAAGTCATCGGTGGCCTGTGGACGGGAAGCCTCGCGCTGCTCGCGGACGCGGCGCATATGCTGACCGACGCGGGCGGCTTGGCGCTGGCGCTGATCGCCATCCGTTTCGCCGAGCGCCCGGCGACGCCGCAGAGAACCTATGGCTATGTCCGCATGGAGGTTCTCTCGGCGCTGGCGAACGCCGTCGTCCTCCTGCTATTGACGATCTACATCCTCTACGAGGCCTACCAACGATTCCTGAACCCGCCGGAGATTCTGGGCGGACCGATGCTGATCGTGGCGGTGATCGGCCTCGCAGTCAATCTGGTCAGCATGAGGCTGCTGTCGGCGGGATCGTCAGAAAGCCTCAATGTGAAGGGAGCGTACTTCGAGGTTCTGAGCGACATGCTGGGCTCGCTCGGCGTCATCGTCGCCGCGGGCGTCGTCATGCTCACCGGCTGGACCCTGGCCGATCCGATCATCGGCGCCGGAATCGGGCTCTTCATCGTGCCACGCACCTGGATACTGCTGAAGCAGGCGATCCACATCCTCATGGAGGGCACGCCGCCCGAAGTCGACATCGCGCTGCTGGAGCGGAAGCTCCTTTCCATTTCCGGCGTCACGGCGGTTCACGACCTACACGTCTGGACGATCACCTCCGGCATCGACGCCATGAGCTGCCACCTCGTCGTCGCGGATATGAGCCAGGCTCGGCAGACGCTTGTCAGCGCCCAGGAGGCGATGAAGGCCGGCTTCGGCCTGACGCACGCCACGATCCAGCTCGAGGACCAGAACTTGCGCGAGGCCGAGGGCGAGCTGAAGCTGTAGCGGTGGAGGGCAAGGCGATCGGACAGGGGGCCGGACGAACGCGATGGCGAGATGCCATTGCGGCTGGACGTACTTGAACGAGTACGGGCTTGGTTTCTTGGAAATCTAGCCCCCGACCGAACAACGGAGATTGAGATGGGAAAACATGGCCACCGTGACCGCGGGTATCGCGACAGTTTCGGCCACCGAGACGATCGCGACTCGAGGATGGCGGGTGGGCCGGTCGACTATGATGCGCGTCCGCGCCTGCCACGAAAACTACCAACGGCCGTCGTCCTTGTCGGGCTCGTGCTGTGGTCGCTGCTCGCCTGGGTCGGTTATGTCCTGGTCGATCCAATACTCGGCTGGGTTGCGTCCAGTGCCGGCCTCCTGGTTGACGGCGGGAAGGATATTGCAACCGCGACCGGTAGCAAGGAGGTCGGTGCCATCCTCGACAATCTCAACGTCAGCGGCTTTATGGGGCAGACCATCGCTTTGCTGCGCGTGGTGCTGAAGCCGGCCGTTGTCGCCGTCTGGGCGATCGGCGCGGTTGTCCTCCTCGCGGCCCCCTTGATCCTGTCGAAAATTGGCAGGCTGTTCGCCGGACATCGGCACTGATCGCGTCGGAAGAGGCCTGCGCCGCGACCATGCGTACCGATCGGACGACAGGAAACCGCCGAGCACCATCGAGACTTCGATTCGAGGCTCGACCCGCGAATCCTCGTGGTCGCCACACTGATAGCCAGCCAGATCCGCAGTTCGGAGTGCCTTGGAACGCTACGGCGCGCTATAGCGCGCCGTAGCGTAGAAAGGACGGTGGCTCGCCAGGGTCGACGAAGACGCGAACTACGAGTTCTCGATTTCCCTACTCCCAACTACGCCAAAACCGCCCAAGATGCGCAAGCGTGACCGGGATCGCGCGGAAAGGCTACGCCTCGCCGGTGGCCCCAAGCCATCTTTGAGGGACCGAGCCGTCGCCCTCGCAATTGAGCGCGGAACAGTGCGGACGCGCGATCTAACCGACATCGGGGTGCCTCGCTGCTATCTTGCCCGCATGTGTGAAGAAGGCCTGCTCACAAAGGTAGGCTACGGCCTGTATAGTCCGGGCCGCCAAGCAGCTTAACCGCACCGGGCCCCAGCGTTGATGAAGCTGATAACTACGTTTCCGCGGGAGCACTA
This window of the bacterium YEK0313 genome carries:
- the czcD_3 gene encoding Cobalt-zinc-cadmium resistance protein CzcD translates to MAIEVIGGLWTGSLALLADAAHMLTDAGGLALALIAIRFAERPATPQRTYGYVRMEVLSALANAVVLLLLTIYILYEAYQRFLNPPEILGGPMLIVAVIGLAVNLVSMRLLSAGSSESLNVKGAYFEVLSDMLGSLGVIVAAGVVMLTGWTLADPIIGAGIGLFIVPRTWILLKQAIHILMEGTPPEVDIALLERKLLSISGVTAVHDLHVWTITSGIDAMSCHLVVADMSQARQTLVSAQEAMKAGFGLTHATIQLEDQNLREAEGELKL